A region of Pseudomonas marginalis DNA encodes the following proteins:
- a CDS encoding LacI family DNA-binding transcriptional regulator yields the protein MSEEKPRKRRGAGRVTLNTVARQAGVSAITVSRYFNQPEQVSPERRERIAEVVAELGYVPNLVAGGLASARGRIVAMVIPNISGPIFANTIQGFSDTLSRHGYQLLLASSYFSAEQEESAVRAFLGWSPAALVLTSRFHSPGTEKMIADTDIPVVETWDYVPERAPVQIGFSHYAVGVTAARYLYGKGYRRIAFVQNSATGDFSALERGDGFAATLIELGVQPRVFVPDADSAPFEAGKQAMQALMNHATPPDAIFFANDNLAAGGLLAGQRSGLKCAVLGFGDYPFAEMLLPSLSTIKPPALEIGVLAATRVLESLGVLPDAVQRLNLLDCRLIERESA from the coding sequence GTGAGCGAAGAGAAACCGCGCAAGCGCCGTGGCGCCGGGCGCGTCACCTTGAACACCGTGGCCCGCCAGGCCGGGGTGTCGGCGATCACCGTGTCGCGCTACTTCAACCAGCCGGAGCAGGTCTCGCCCGAGCGCCGCGAGCGCATCGCCGAGGTGGTGGCCGAGCTGGGTTATGTGCCCAACCTGGTAGCCGGCGGGCTGGCGTCGGCGCGGGGGCGGATCGTGGCGATGGTGATCCCTAACATCTCGGGGCCGATCTTTGCCAACACGATCCAGGGCTTCAGCGACACCCTCAGTCGCCATGGGTATCAGCTGTTGCTGGCGTCCAGTTACTTCAGCGCCGAGCAGGAAGAAAGCGCGGTGCGCGCGTTCCTCGGCTGGTCGCCGGCAGCGCTGGTGCTGACCAGTCGCTTCCACAGTCCAGGTACCGAAAAGATGATCGCCGACACCGATATCCCGGTGGTGGAAACCTGGGACTACGTGCCCGAACGCGCGCCGGTGCAGATCGGTTTTTCCCACTACGCAGTCGGCGTCACGGCCGCGCGCTACCTGTATGGCAAGGGCTATCGGCGAATCGCCTTCGTGCAGAACAGCGCCACGGGCGACTTCAGCGCGCTGGAACGGGGTGATGGGTTTGCCGCAACCCTGATCGAACTGGGTGTACAGCCCCGGGTCTTCGTCCCGGACGCCGACAGCGCGCCCTTCGAAGCCGGCAAGCAGGCGATGCAAGCCCTGATGAACCACGCCACCCCACCTGACGCGATCTTCTTCGCCAATGACAACCTCGCCGCCGGTGGTTTGCTGGCGGGGCAGCGTTCCGGGTTAAAGTGCGCGGTGCTTGGATTCGGTGACTACCCGTTTGCCGAAATGTTGTTGCCCAGCCTGAGTACGATCAAACCGCCGGCCTTGGAGATCGGCGTACTGGCGGCAACCCGCGTGCTGGAAAGCCTCGGCGTGTTGCCGGATGCCGTACAGCGTTTGAACCTGTTGGATTGCCGCTTGATCGAACGGGAAAGCGCCTGA